Proteins co-encoded in one Streptomyces sp. NBC_01283 genomic window:
- a CDS encoding LON peptidase substrate-binding domain-containing protein produces MTTVRLPLFPLNSVLFPGLVLPLNVFEERYRAMMRDLLKTPDEEQRLFAVVAIRDGLEVAPSAPGLPDPTAQPEQGPTAGFGDDPLKAFHAVGCIADAATIRERADGGFEVLATGTSRVRLHSVDASGAFLTAEVEELPEEPGEEAGALAEGVLRAFRAYQKRLAGARERSLSTGAELPDDPSVVSYLVAAAAVLDTPTKQRLLEAPDTASRLHDELKVLRAETAIIRNLPSLPATDLTRGTTSLN; encoded by the coding sequence GTGACCACCGTCCGGCTTCCGCTCTTCCCGCTCAACTCGGTGCTGTTCCCGGGGCTCGTGCTCCCGCTGAACGTGTTCGAGGAGCGTTATCGCGCCATGATGCGCGATCTGCTCAAGACTCCCGACGAGGAGCAGCGCCTCTTCGCGGTCGTCGCCATCCGCGACGGCCTGGAGGTCGCGCCGAGCGCCCCGGGCCTCCCGGACCCCACCGCGCAGCCCGAGCAGGGCCCGACCGCCGGCTTCGGCGACGACCCGCTCAAGGCCTTCCACGCGGTGGGCTGCATCGCGGACGCGGCGACGATCAGGGAGCGCGCCGACGGCGGCTTCGAGGTGCTCGCCACGGGCACCTCCCGCGTGCGGCTGCACTCCGTGGACGCGTCGGGCGCCTTCCTGACCGCGGAGGTCGAGGAGCTGCCCGAGGAACCCGGCGAGGAGGCGGGCGCGCTGGCCGAGGGCGTCCTGCGGGCCTTCCGCGCCTACCAGAAGCGGCTGGCCGGGGCGCGTGAGCGGTCCCTGTCCACGGGCGCCGAGCTGCCGGACGACCCGTCCGTGGTGTCGTATCTGGTGGCGGCCGCCGCCGTCCTCGACACCCCCACCAAGCAGCGGCTCCTTGAGGCGCCGGACACCGCGTCGCGCCTGCACGACGAGCTGAAAGTCCTTCGCGCCGAGACCGCGATCATCCGTAATCTGCCGTCGTTGCCCGCGACGGACCTCACGCGCGGCACCACGAGCCTCAACTGA
- a CDS encoding DUF2567 domain-containing protein translates to MTAPLTPSQPPRDQPPHDPWQQAAQSSGAVPMPAHEEDGPGMKTEVRQAAVIAVVVAVCGVLLGLLWLWFAPRVPLIADNEAVYLKDTEGEQAIGVDGTFALLSLAFGAVTGVVVFLLRRRGGIPLVVGLTAGSLLGAVLAWRLGIFLGPETDVAAHAESVGKGVAFDAPMELKAKGALLAWPVAALLVHLGLTGLFGPRDPEPYPLPYGDPGRAEGGSDATGA, encoded by the coding sequence GTGACTGCACCGCTGACGCCCTCCCAGCCGCCCCGCGACCAGCCCCCGCACGACCCCTGGCAGCAAGCCGCTCAGTCGTCCGGAGCCGTTCCCATGCCGGCGCACGAGGAGGACGGTCCCGGGATGAAGACCGAAGTGCGGCAGGCCGCGGTGATCGCGGTCGTGGTGGCCGTTTGCGGCGTCCTGCTCGGCCTGCTGTGGCTGTGGTTCGCGCCGCGTGTGCCGTTGATCGCGGACAACGAGGCGGTCTACCTCAAGGACACCGAGGGCGAACAGGCGATCGGGGTCGACGGAACGTTCGCCCTGCTCTCGCTCGCGTTCGGCGCGGTGACCGGCGTCGTGGTGTTCCTGCTGCGCAGGCGGGGCGGCATTCCGCTGGTCGTCGGGCTGACGGCCGGGAGTCTGCTGGGGGCCGTGCTCGCCTGGCGCCTGGGGATCTTCCTCGGGCCCGAGACGGACGTCGCCGCCCATGCGGAGTCCGTGGGCAAGGGCGTCGCGTTCGACGCCCCCATGGAGCTCAAGGCCAAGGGCGCGCTGCTGGCCTGGCCGGTGGCCGCGCTGCTCGTGCACCTGGGCCTGACCGGGCTCTTCGGGCCGCGGGACCCCGAGCCCTACCCCCTGCCCTACGGGGACCCCGGGCGGGCAGAGGGCGGCTCGGACGCCACAGGGGCGTGA
- the dnaE gene encoding DNA polymerase III subunit alpha, translating into MTKPPFTHLHVHTQYSLLDGAARLKDMFDACNEMGMTHVAMSDHGNLHGAYDFFHSAQKAGVTPIIGIEAYVAPESRRNKRKIKWGQPHQKRDDVSGSGGYTHKTIWASNSTGLHNLFRLSSDAYAEGWLQKWPRMDKETISQWSEGLIASTGCPSGELQTRLRLGQFDEAVKAAAEYQDIFGKDRYFLELMDHGIDIERRVRDDLLRVGKKLGIPPLVTNDSHYTYAHESVAHDALLCIQTGKNLSDPDRFRFDGTGYYLKSTDEMYAIDSSDAWQEGCANTLLVAEQIDTTGMFEKRDLMPKFEIPDGFTEVTWFQEEVRVGMARRYPGGVPEDRQKQAEYEMDIIIQMGFPGYFLVVADFIMWAKNNGIAVGPGRGSAAGSIVAYAMGITDLDPITHGLIFERFLNPERVSMPDVDIDFDERRRVEVIRYVTEKYGADKVAMIGTYGKIKAKNAIKDSARVLGYPYAMGDRLTKAMPADVLGKGIDLSGITDPKHPRYSEAGEIRGMYENEPDVKKVIDTAKGVEGLVRQMGVHAAGVIMSSEPIVDHAPLWTRHTDGVTITQWDYPQCESLGLLKMDFLGLRNLTIMDDAVKMVRNDKGIDLEMLSLPLDDKKTFELLCRGDTLGVFQFDGGPMRSLLRQMQPDNFEDISAVSALYRPGPMGMNSHINYAERKNGRQEITPIHPELEEPLKETLGLTYGLIVYQEQVQKAAQIIAGYSLGEADILRRVMGKKKPDELAKNFVLFQEGAKKNGYSDAAIQALWDVLVPFAGYAFNKAHSSAYGLVTYWTAYLKANYPAEYMAALLTSVKDDKDKSAIYLNECRRMGIKVLPPNVNESVHNFAAQGDDVILFGLEAVRNVGTNVVESIVRSRKAKGKFASFPDYLDKVEAAACNKRTTESLIKAGAFDTLGHTRKGLTAQYEPMIDNVVQVKRKEAEGQFDLFGGGEETGGEPGFGLDVEFSTDEWEKTYLLAQEREMLGLYVSDHPLFGLEHVLSDKADAGIGQLTGGDYSDGSIVTIGGIISGLQRKMTKQGNAWAIATVEDLAGSIECMFFPATYQLVSTQLVEDAVVFVKGRLDKREDVPRLVAMELQVPDLSNAGTNAPVLITIPTVKVTPPMVSRLGEILSHHRGNSEVRIKLQGAQKTTVLRLDRHRVQPDPALFGDLKVLLGPSCLAG; encoded by the coding sequence GTGACCAAGCCGCCCTTTACGCACCTCCACGTCCACACCCAGTACTCGCTGCTGGACGGTGCCGCGCGGCTCAAGGACATGTTCGACGCGTGTAATGAGATGGGCATGACGCATGTCGCCATGTCCGACCACGGCAACCTCCACGGGGCGTACGACTTCTTCCACTCGGCGCAGAAGGCGGGTGTGACGCCGATCATCGGGATCGAGGCGTATGTGGCGCCGGAGTCCCGCCGCAACAAGCGGAAGATCAAGTGGGGCCAGCCGCATCAGAAGCGCGACGACGTGTCCGGTTCGGGTGGTTACACGCACAAGACGATCTGGGCGTCGAACAGCACCGGCCTGCACAACCTCTTCCGGCTGTCCTCGGACGCGTATGCCGAGGGCTGGTTGCAGAAGTGGCCCCGCATGGACAAGGAGACGATCTCCCAGTGGTCGGAGGGTCTGATCGCCTCCACCGGGTGTCCGTCCGGGGAGCTGCAGACCCGGCTGCGCCTCGGCCAGTTCGACGAGGCGGTGAAGGCCGCCGCCGAGTACCAGGACATCTTCGGCAAGGACCGGTACTTCCTGGAGCTGATGGACCACGGCATCGACATCGAGCGCCGGGTCCGTGACGACCTGCTCCGGGTCGGCAAGAAGCTCGGCATCCCGCCGCTGGTCACGAACGACTCGCACTACACGTACGCGCACGAGTCCGTCGCGCACGACGCCCTGCTCTGCATCCAGACCGGCAAGAACCTCTCGGACCCCGACCGCTTCCGCTTCGACGGCACCGGCTATTACCTGAAATCCACGGACGAGATGTACGCCATCGACTCCTCGGACGCCTGGCAGGAGGGCTGCGCCAACACCCTCCTGGTCGCCGAGCAGATCGACACCACCGGGATGTTCGAGAAGCGCGACCTCATGCCCAAGTTTGAGATCCCGGACGGCTTCACCGAAGTCACCTGGTTCCAGGAGGAGGTCCGGGTCGGCATGGCCCGCCGCTACCCGGGCGGTGTCCCCGAAGACCGGCAGAAGCAGGCCGAGTACGAGATGGACATCATCATCCAGATGGGGTTCCCGGGGTACTTCCTCGTGGTCGCCGACTTCATCATGTGGGCCAAGAACAACGGCATCGCGGTGGGCCCGGGCCGTGGCTCCGCGGCCGGCTCGATCGTCGCGTACGCCATGGGCATCACCGACCTCGACCCCATCACGCACGGCCTGATCTTCGAGCGGTTCCTCAACCCCGAGCGCGTCTCCATGCCCGATGTCGACATCGACTTCGACGAGCGCAGGCGCGTCGAAGTGATCCGGTACGTGACCGAGAAGTACGGCGCCGACAAGGTCGCCATGATCGGCACGTACGGAAAGATCAAGGCGAAGAACGCCATCAAGGACTCCGCGCGCGTGCTCGGATATCCGTACGCGATGGGCGACCGCCTCACCAAGGCGATGCCCGCCGACGTCCTCGGCAAGGGCATCGACCTCTCCGGCATCACGGACCCCAAGCACCCGCGCTACAGCGAGGCGGGCGAGATCCGGGGGATGTACGAGAACGAACCGGACGTGAAGAAGGTCATCGACACCGCCAAGGGCGTCGAGGGCCTGGTCCGGCAGATGGGCGTGCACGCGGCCGGCGTCATCATGTCCAGCGAACCGATCGTGGACCACGCCCCGCTCTGGACGCGGCACACGGACGGCGTGACGATCACGCAGTGGGACTACCCCCAGTGCGAGTCGCTCGGCCTGCTCAAGATGGACTTCCTGGGCCTTCGAAACCTCACCATCATGGACGACGCCGTCAAGATGGTGCGGAACGACAAGGGCATCGACCTGGAGATGCTCTCCCTCCCGCTGGACGACAAGAAGACCTTCGAACTGCTCTGCCGCGGTGACACGCTCGGCGTCTTCCAGTTCGACGGCGGCCCGATGCGCTCCCTGCTCCGCCAGATGCAGCCCGACAACTTCGAGGACATTTCCGCCGTCTCGGCCCTCTACCGGCCGGGCCCGATGGGCATGAACTCGCACATCAACTACGCGGAGCGGAAGAACGGCCGCCAGGAGATCACGCCGATCCACCCGGAGCTCGAAGAGCCCCTGAAGGAGACGCTCGGTCTGACCTACGGCCTCATCGTGTACCAGGAGCAGGTGCAGAAGGCCGCGCAGATCATCGCCGGCTACTCACTGGGCGAAGCCGACATCCTGCGCCGCGTGATGGGCAAGAAGAAGCCCGACGAGCTGGCGAAGAACTTCGTCCTCTTCCAGGAGGGTGCGAAGAAGAACGGCTACTCGGACGCCGCGATCCAGGCCCTGTGGGACGTCCTGGTCCCCTTCGCCGGATACGCGTTCAACAAGGCGCACTCCTCCGCGTACGGCCTCGTCACGTACTGGACCGCCTACCTCAAGGCGAACTACCCCGCCGAGTACATGGCCGCGCTGCTCACCTCGGTGAAGGACGACAAGGACAAGTCGGCCATCTACCTGAACGAGTGCCGGCGCATGGGCATCAAGGTCCTGCCGCCCAACGTGAACGAGTCCGTGCACAACTTCGCCGCCCAGGGCGACGACGTGATCCTCTTCGGCCTGGAGGCGGTCCGAAACGTCGGCACGAACGTCGTCGAGTCGATCGTCCGCTCGCGCAAGGCCAAGGGGAAGTTCGCCTCCTTCCCCGACTACCTCGACAAGGTCGAGGCCGCCGCCTGCAACAAGCGGACCACGGAGTCGCTCATCAAGGCGGGCGCCTTCGACACCTTGGGGCACACCCGCAAGGGCCTGACCGCCCAGTATGAGCCCATGATCGACAACGTGGTGCAGGTCAAGCGCAAGGAAGCGGAAGGGCAGTTCGACCTCTTCGGAGGGGGCGAGGAGACCGGCGGCGAGCCGGGCTTCGGGCTCGACGTGGAGTTCTCCACCGACGAGTGGGAGAAGACGTATCTGCTCGCCCAGGAGCGGGAGATGCTCGGCCTGTACGTCTCCGACCACCCCCTGTTCGGCCTGGAGCACGTGCTTTCCGACAAGGCCGACGCGGGCATCGGGCAACTCACCGGCGGCGACTACTCGGACGGCTCGATCGTCACCATCGGCGGCATCATCTCCGGCCTCCAGCGCAAGATGACCAAGCAGGGCAACGCCTGGGCGATCGCGACCGTCGAGGACCTCGCGGGCTCCATCGAGTGCATGTTCTTCCCGGCGACGTATCAGCTCGTCTCGACCCAACTCGTCGAGGACGCCGTGGTGTTCGTCAAGGGCCGCCTCGACAAGCGTGAGGACGTGCCGCGTCTTGTCGCGATGGAGCTCCAGGTCCCCGACCTGTCGAACGCGGGCACCAACGCGCCCGTCCTGATCACCATCCCGACGGTGAAGGTGACCCCGCCGATGGTCAGCCGCCTCGGCGAGATCCTCAGCCACCACCGCGGCAACAGCGAGGTGCGGATCAAGCTCCAGGGGGCCCAGAAGACGACGGTGCTGCGGCTCGACCGCCACCGCGTACAACCGGATCCCGCCCTTTTCGGTGACCTGAAGGTGCTGCTCGGCCCGTCCTGTCTGGCCGGGTAG
- a CDS encoding ABC transporter permease: MSAVPLEAAVRADDREWQTDAAEPLGPRARLFPALAAVYRAQLSRARVARIPLLFVATFQSVGIMILMRGVVDGGGEARAVVAGSSVLVVAFVALNLLAQYFGQLRADGGLDHYATLPVPPASVVLGAAAAYASFTVPGTLVTAVVGCGLFGLPMANLWVLAAVIPLAGAALAGLGAALGLLAPRPELATLLGQLGMSAALLLGVLPAERMPEFLQYARDLLPSTYGVEAFARTFGPHPDWATVALDLAVCAGVGVASLAIATWAYRRAAVR, encoded by the coding sequence GTGAGTGCCGTTCCCCTGGAAGCGGCCGTACGGGCCGACGACCGTGAGTGGCAGACCGACGCCGCCGAGCCCCTGGGGCCCCGTGCGCGGCTGTTTCCCGCGCTCGCGGCGGTCTACCGGGCGCAGCTGTCCCGGGCGCGGGTCGCGCGCATTCCGCTGCTCTTCGTGGCGACCTTCCAGTCCGTCGGGATCATGATCCTGATGCGGGGCGTCGTGGACGGGGGCGGTGAGGCGCGTGCCGTCGTCGCCGGATCCTCCGTGCTCGTCGTCGCGTTCGTCGCGCTCAACCTGCTCGCGCAGTACTTCGGGCAGCTCCGCGCCGACGGAGGCCTCGACCACTACGCCACGCTGCCCGTGCCGCCCGCATCGGTGGTCCTCGGCGCCGCGGCGGCCTACGCCTCGTTCACCGTGCCGGGCACGCTCGTCACCGCGGTCGTCGGATGCGGCCTCTTCGGGCTCCCGATGGCGAACCTGTGGGTGCTCGCCGCGGTGATCCCGCTGGCCGGTGCCGCCCTCGCCGGCCTTGGCGCCGCCCTCGGGCTGCTCGCACCCCGGCCCGAACTGGCCACGCTGCTCGGGCAGTTGGGCATGTCGGCGGCGCTGCTCCTCGGGGTGCTCCCGGCGGAGCGGATGCCGGAGTTCCTGCAGTACGCGCGTGATCTGCTGCCCTCGACGTACGGGGTCGAGGCGTTCGCCCGTACCTTCGGGCCGCATCCGGACTGGGCGACCGTGGCCCTCGACCTCGCCGTCTGCGCGGGAGTCGGCGTCGCCTCGCTCGCCATCGCCACCTGGGCCTACCGCCGTGCGGCTGTGCGGTGA
- a CDS encoding ABC transporter ATP-binding protein — MSTRSAQAVRQGLRQGHGSDAVCAVRDLVKTYPAARGRRGTPATPEVRATDGISLEVRRGEIFGLLGPNGAGKSTLVRQLTGLMRPDSGSVEILGHDILRHPERAARILAYLGQESTALDELTVSLAVETTARLRGLDVRAARAERDGVLEELALTKLASRPLKKLSGGQRRLACFATALVGERPLLVLDEPTTGMDPIARRAVWGAVDRRRAEQGTTVLLVTHNVIEAETVLDRVAVLDHGKVIACDSPLGLKEQVAGEVRVELVWRERAPLDVPEVAALRSSAVESGRKWSLRLAPDEARAAVAAVTGGAAFSALDDFTLATPSLEDVYLALGGNGEGLVKA; from the coding sequence GTGAGTACGCGCTCGGCACAGGCAGTCCGACAGGGGCTCCGACAGGGTCACGGCAGTGATGCCGTCTGCGCGGTGCGCGACCTCGTCAAGACCTATCCCGCCGCCCGCGGCAGGCGCGGCACGCCCGCGACGCCCGAGGTGCGCGCGACCGACGGCATCAGCCTGGAGGTCAGACGCGGCGAGATCTTCGGCCTCCTCGGACCCAACGGCGCCGGCAAGTCCACCCTCGTACGCCAGCTGACCGGCCTGATGCGGCCCGACAGCGGGAGCGTCGAGATCCTCGGCCACGACATCCTGCGCCACCCCGAGCGGGCCGCGCGGATCCTCGCGTACCTGGGGCAGGAGTCCACCGCGCTCGACGAGCTGACCGTCTCGCTCGCCGTCGAGACGACCGCGCGCCTGCGCGGCCTCGACGTGCGGGCCGCGCGGGCCGAGCGGGACGGCGTACTGGAAGAGCTCGCGCTCACCAAGCTCGCCTCGCGGCCCCTGAAGAAGCTCTCCGGCGGGCAGCGCAGGCTCGCCTGCTTCGCCACCGCGCTGGTGGGGGAGCGGCCGCTGCTCGTCCTCGACGAGCCGACGACCGGCATGGACCCCATCGCGCGGCGCGCCGTCTGGGGCGCCGTCGACCGGCGCAGGGCCGAGCAGGGCACCACGGTGCTGCTCGTCACCCACAACGTCATCGAGGCCGAGACGGTCCTGGACCGCGTCGCCGTCCTCGACCACGGCAAGGTCATCGCCTGCGACAGCCCCCTGGGGCTGAAGGAGCAGGTCGCGGGCGAGGTGCGGGTCGAGCTCGTCTGGCGGGAGCGGGCGCCGCTGGACGTCCCCGAGGTCGCCGCGCTGCGCTCCTCCGCCGTGGAGTCCGGCCGCAAGTGGTCCCTGCGGCTCGCACCGGACGAGGCACGGGCCGCCGTCGCGGCGGTCACCGGCGGAGCCGCGTTCTCCGCCCTCGACGACTTCACCCTGGCCACACCGAGCTTGGAGGACGTGTATCTCGCCCTGGGCGGGAACGGGGAAGGGCTGGTGAAGGCGTGA
- a CDS encoding NYN domain-containing protein, translated as MDRCIVLVDAGYLLGAAASLLAGEPSRSRITVDHTALIQGIRERAESDTERPLLRIYWFDGAPDRVPQPEHRRLRVMPRVTVRLGALTRSDGRWAQKGVDAAMHAELTELARNRACSDIVLVTGDGDLLPGMMAAKEHGVAVHLWAVQAADGDYNQSEDLVAEADERRVLDRTWITKAVRPKELTGVCAPSPIPRPEIAAILSAPLPESALAASAQRAADEAAGVQHGQHVEHGQHAEAGTNGDSGGAHHMPPGKGVPTPKDLAALRGPGTTQAAQHPTNATLRWSSDKGWVERPGGAAESPEAAALPTLAQLTTAEQRWADREEDITTVGGDPFEVGQVFARRWMARLPEQHNLQKLSTMYPRIPHRVDGELLRYAARFGLLAHKDDQIDEHDRYAIRAGFWREIDVHTAVEHAPVGDRSGE; from the coding sequence GTGGACCGCTGCATCGTCCTGGTGGACGCCGGGTATCTGCTGGGTGCCGCCGCGAGTCTCCTCGCGGGCGAGCCCTCGCGGTCCCGGATCACCGTCGATCACACCGCCCTGATCCAGGGCATCCGTGAGCGCGCGGAATCCGACACCGAGCGCCCCCTGCTCCGGATCTACTGGTTCGACGGAGCCCCCGACCGCGTACCGCAGCCCGAGCACCGCAGGCTGCGCGTCATGCCGCGCGTGACGGTCCGGCTCGGCGCGCTGACCCGGAGCGACGGCCGGTGGGCCCAGAAGGGCGTCGACGCCGCCATGCACGCCGAGCTGACGGAGCTGGCCCGCAACCGCGCCTGCTCGGACATCGTGCTCGTCACCGGCGACGGGGACCTGCTGCCCGGCATGATGGCCGCCAAGGAGCACGGCGTCGCCGTCCACCTGTGGGCCGTCCAGGCCGCCGACGGGGACTACAACCAGTCCGAGGACCTCGTGGCCGAGGCCGACGAGCGCCGCGTCCTGGACCGCACCTGGATCACCAAGGCCGTACGCCCCAAGGAGCTCACCGGCGTCTGCGCGCCCTCCCCGATCCCGCGCCCCGAGATCGCCGCGATCCTCTCCGCGCCCCTGCCGGAGTCCGCCCTCGCGGCCAGTGCCCAGCGGGCCGCCGACGAGGCCGCCGGGGTCCAGCACGGGCAGCACGTAGAGCACGGTCAGCACGCCGAGGCCGGCACCAACGGCGACAGCGGCGGCGCCCACCACATGCCCCCGGGCAAGGGCGTGCCCACACCCAAGGACCTGGCCGCCCTGCGCGGCCCCGGCACCACCCAGGCCGCCCAGCACCCCACGAACGCCACGCTGCGCTGGTCCTCCGACAAGGGCTGGGTCGAGCGCCCCGGCGGCGCCGCGGAGAGCCCGGAGGCCGCCGCCCTGCCCACGCTCGCCCAGCTGACGACGGCCGAGCAGCGCTGGGCGGACCGCGAGGAGGACATCACCACCGTCGGCGGTGACCCCTTCGAGGTCGGCCAGGTGTTCGCGCGCCGCTGGATGGCCCGCCTGCCGGAACAGCACAACCTGCAGAAGCTCTCGACGATGTACCCGCGCATCCCGCACCGCGTCGACGGCGAGCTCCTGCGGTACGCGGCCCGCTTCGGCCTGCTCGCCCACAAGGACGACCAGATCGACGAACACGACCGGTACGCGATCCGGGCGGGCTTCTGGCGCGAGATCGACGTCCACACGGCCGTGGAGCACGCACCGGTCGGCGACCGCTCCGGCGAGTGA
- a CDS encoding oxidoreductase: protein MWQAFRNGSVYDLRSGDAMEDDPHGGHPWGPERSVRARIVCWLLLEGPPALSGRVSSLKLSGLQITDVLDLAGGEVVPYAELKHCRFEKEVLVPEAKFTTLRLVNCSIPRVEAARVHTEGDLHLPRCRIHNGMRLTDAQIGTDLLINQAVIYRDRRGNSIMGDGLSVGQDLQAEMMESHGQLSLRGAKVGVSFSLRGSKLANPYGQRALNAPQMTVERTLYMTPAALGDPPMTSGMTPPRGTRIQRFECQGGVRLDDGRFGDAVDLAQARFTLENDQEVSLRRVQTPELRFLGEAPQRGKIILSGAKVVTLIDKSTSWPGPGGLQMGGFSYENLVPQGSFPLTRRLAWVAAATAEYNPEPYEKLAAVLRNGGEDADAREVLLAKQRRRRETLPIAAKLWGFAQDWTVAYGYRPGRAALWMAVLWAVSAVAFARADHPAIKPGEHPNWNPALFSLDLLLPVIDLGQDSYWQLRGGWQWFAAILILLGWVLATTVAAGATRLLRRN, encoded by the coding sequence ATGTGGCAGGCCTTCCGCAACGGCAGCGTGTATGACCTCCGGTCGGGGGACGCGATGGAGGACGATCCCCACGGCGGCCACCCCTGGGGCCCGGAACGCAGCGTGCGCGCGCGCATCGTGTGCTGGCTGCTCCTGGAGGGTCCGCCCGCACTCTCGGGCCGGGTCTCGTCACTGAAGCTCTCGGGCCTCCAGATCACGGACGTACTGGATCTGGCGGGCGGCGAGGTCGTTCCCTACGCCGAGCTGAAGCACTGCCGCTTCGAGAAGGAAGTACTCGTCCCCGAGGCCAAGTTCACCACCCTGCGCCTCGTCAACTGCTCGATCCCGCGCGTCGAGGCGGCCCGCGTGCACACGGAGGGCGACCTGCATCTGCCGCGCTGCCGGATCCACAACGGCATGCGGCTCACGGACGCCCAGATCGGCACCGACCTGCTGATCAACCAGGCGGTGATCTACCGCGACCGGCGCGGCAACTCGATCATGGGCGACGGGCTCTCGGTCGGGCAGGACCTGCAGGCCGAGATGATGGAGTCGCACGGCCAGCTCAGTCTGCGCGGCGCGAAGGTCGGCGTCTCCTTCAGCCTGCGCGGCAGCAAGCTCGCCAATCCGTACGGCCAGCGGGCGCTCAACGCCCCGCAGATGACCGTGGAACGCACGCTCTACATGACGCCCGCCGCGCTCGGCGATCCCCCCATGACCAGCGGCATGACGCCCCCGCGCGGCACCCGCATCCAGCGCTTCGAGTGCCAGGGCGGCGTCCGGCTCGACGACGGGCGCTTCGGGGACGCCGTCGACCTGGCCCAGGCGCGCTTCACCCTGGAGAACGACCAGGAGGTGTCGCTGCGCCGCGTGCAGACCCCCGAGCTGCGCTTCCTCGGCGAGGCCCCGCAGCGCGGCAAGATCATCCTGTCCGGCGCCAAGGTCGTCACCCTCATCGACAAGTCGACCAGCTGGCCGGGTCCCGGCGGCCTCCAGATGGGTGGCTTCAGTTACGAGAACCTCGTGCCGCAGGGCAGCTTCCCGCTCACCCGGCGGCTGGCCTGGGTGGCGGCCGCGACCGCCGAGTACAACCCCGAGCCGTACGAGAAGCTGGCCGCCGTCCTGCGCAACGGCGGCGAGGACGCCGACGCCCGCGAGGTGCTGCTCGCCAAGCAGCGCCGGCGCCGCGAGACCCTGCCGATCGCGGCGAAGCTCTGGGGCTTCGCCCAGGACTGGACCGTGGCCTACGGCTACCGGCCGGGCCGGGCCGCCCTGTGGATGGCGGTGCTCTGGGCGGTGAGCGCGGTGGCCTTCGCGCGCGCCGACCACCCGGCGATCAAACCGGGCGAGCATCCGAACTGGAACCCGGCCCTGTTCTCCCTCGACCTGCTGCTCCCGGTCATCGACCTGGGCCAGGACAGCTACTGGCAGCTGCGCGGCGGCTGGCAGTGGTTCGCGGCGATCCTCATCCTGCTCGGCTGGGTCCTCGCGACGACCGTCGCGGCGGGGGCGACGAGGCTGCTGCGGAGGAACTGA
- the ybaK gene encoding Cys-tRNA(Pro) deacylase, producing the protein MAKKQKKQQAGAGGTPATVALTAAGADYTVHAYEHDPAHPSYGEEAAQAMGVSPDRVFKTLVAEVDGELTVAVVPVAGTLNLKALATAVSGKRAVMADPAAAERTTGYVRGGISPLGQRKKLRTVLDDSASSHATICVSAGRRGLEVELAPDDLARLTAAVLAPIGRE; encoded by the coding sequence TTGGCGAAGAAGCAGAAGAAACAGCAGGCGGGCGCCGGCGGCACTCCGGCGACGGTGGCCCTCACCGCGGCGGGCGCCGACTACACGGTCCACGCCTACGAACACGACCCCGCGCACCCCTCGTACGGCGAAGAGGCGGCCCAGGCCATGGGCGTCTCCCCCGACCGGGTCTTCAAGACCCTGGTCGCGGAGGTCGACGGCGAGCTGACGGTGGCCGTGGTCCCCGTGGCGGGCACCCTGAACCTCAAGGCCCTGGCCACGGCCGTCTCCGGCAAGCGCGCGGTGATGGCGGACCCGGCGGCCGCCGAGCGCACCACCGGGTACGTACGGGGCGGCATCTCGCCCCTGGGCCAGCGCAAGAAGCTCCGCACGGTCCTGGACGACTCGGCGTCGTCGCACGCCACGATCTGCGTCTCGGCGGGCCGCCGGGGCCTGGAAGTGGAACTGGCACCCGATGACCTGGCACGTCTCACGGCCGCGGTGCTGGCCCCGATCGGGCGTGAATAG